The following is a genomic window from Spirosoma foliorum.
AAGCCCTAAGCTATAACGTAGCGATGAACAGTGTGGGCGTCGGGGCAGGTCTGGTCTTTCGGTTTTGATTCGTCTGCCTTAGCGATGTACAAATAAGAATTATCCCTTTACTTTGATGAGTATAAACTAAACTCATTGAGGCATGCATTTGGCTATACATGAATTAAAGGAGTTACTATTGGTAACGCAGGCCCATTTACGGGTACTTGAACAGCTTGAAGCGGAACGGATTGCTAAAGAAACGGGACAACCCTTACGCGTTATTGAACAGCGGATTCAAACGCTGGCCGAGGAAATACTTGATATTGTTCGGGAAGAGAATTCCTAAGTTCTATAAACGTGAACGTAGGAGAAGCAGGTATTTAATTACTATTGCTCCTTTAAAAGCATTAGCACATGTTTATCGATTGGAAATGCGAAGTCATCCAAAGTCAATGTACTAATCATTTCCCAGCGAAAGGATTGTTGACTGTCCAGAGATGGGTCAAAATCGAAGGGCTTTGTCTTTATCGCACAGCGAAGCTCTTCGAGCAATCTGACCAAATAATAAACACTGACAATTTGTTTATCATCAAAGGAAGACTTAACGAACATTTCTGTTGTATAAAAGTGATGAATTACCTCAACAGCGGTGTTACACTCTTCTACAAATTCCCGCTTTAGAGCGTCCAATAAGCCTTCTCCAAATTCAACCCCACCACCTGGAAACTTAGTATAGACGAGTCCATCCATCATTTCGTCCGAAATTAAAATCTCTTGTCGCTCATTAACGAGTAAGCCATACACGCGAACACTGAAATCCATATAAATAGTCTGCCTGATTTCTTACTTTTCCTCTTTAAAATTAATAGCGGCAACACAGGCGGCAATCAAAGCAACAGTTCCAAATACCCTGAATGCCTGATTCAGTCCAATAGTTACGATCAAGCTAAACACCAGACTGCCCAAACCATAGCCCATGAACAGAAAAAAGGCAAATAAACCCGTTGCTGCTCCTTTTTTGGGTGAGAGCGTTGTAATAATTGCCGCAAATAAAGGGTGGGTCAATTCGAAGCCGAACGATAATGTCGCGATAAAGAGGCAAGAGGCAACCAGCGAATAATTCATACTCAGCAAAATTGCAGATAGCGCACCGATTAGAATACCGATTGGGATAATTCTAGAGCGGCCATACTTATCGGCAAGTTTCCCTAGCAGCGGTCCGAGTAACAACCCTGGTATGCCGTATCCGAGAAGGGCCAGGCCCACACCCTGCTCATCCAGGTGATAATTTTTGTAAAAGAAGTACCCAGTCCAGGCAAAAACACCGCTATGAAACATGCCGTTGAACAGAACGAATAAATAAGTTCTCCAGCCACGGGGCAAGAAAAAAACCTCTTTAACCGACTGATATAAGGCGACAAAGCTACCAAAAGGCTCACTTTCTTTCTGAAGAAAATTCTTACGGTAACCAATCAGCAGAACTAGAATTAACACACCAACTCCTGCAACCATCCAAAACAGCACTGGCCAGCTCACCTTTGCGGTAAACAAAGCGCCAACACTCGATCCAAAGGCAGTCCCTGCGGCCATGAATCCAAAAAAAATACCCAGGGCGTGACCACGCCGTTCATAGGGAAATTTATCCCCAATCCACCCAATGGTGTTTGGTGCCACACCGGCAGCACCTATACCCGTTAGTAATCGCAGTATAATCATCTGCGTAATAGACTGGCAAAATCCGGTGCAGGCAGTCAACACAATAAAGCAGGTTAACGAACATAAGATGACTGGAAACCGGCCATATTTATCCGACAGCGGCCCATAAATTAAGGTGGCCAAACCATAACCCAACAAATAAGCTGGTTCAATAAAACTCACATGCCGAACAGACACGTGGAAAATCCTGGACAAACCCGGCAAAATAGGGGCAACCATAAACCCTTGAAAGAAGATAATGAATGTTCCTAGCGACAAGACAACTACCAGAAACATAGGAGGGGTAACAGCACTCGTAAGTGATTGAACTAAAGCGCCTTGCTGTTGAGTTGATTTCATGTTAAAAATCTCATTTCAGGACTACAGCGGGCCGCCTAGGCGACTAAATATACTGATGCCAATGGTAGCTCATCGAGATGATCAATTTCCTGTTGCCGGGAGAATCCTTTGCTTTCAAAAAATTCAATCAGCGGATTTTCGATAGACTCATTTATCCATATCCCGATCCCTTCGTAGGACTTGCAAATGGTGAGGCACTTGTCGAGCAGAGAATCTCTGATAGTGGGCTCCGAATAGCTGCTTAGTACGCCAAAGTCTGCGATTCGGACAGCCCGTTTATTATCTAGCACCTGAGGTTTTTGCCCCTTTGTTGTAATTCGCGCATAGCCAACGGGCTTGTTATCCGCATAAACTACCAGCCACTGGTTAGACCAGTTGTTGAGTTCTGCAATCAATGTCTGTTCATTGAAATTGTCTTCGATGTACTTTTTAAGTACTTTCTGGCTGAGCAGGGATGAAAATTTCTGTGTTGCCAGTTCTTTGGTAAGCTTTAAAAGAGCTTCCAGTCCCTGCTCTGTCGCTACCGTAAATTTTGTGATAATACGCATACCCATTAACTATGTTATAGGCAAATGTATGCGTATCAGGATTTCAGTACACAGTACACAATTTGTATATATAACCAGTACAGATGCTACGAATATTGAGCAGCCAATTTAATCGCGTCAATTCTTTTCTGGGAAAATTTATCAGCAAACACCACTCGGAAATACTTATCGAAAG
Proteins encoded in this region:
- a CDS encoding MFS transporter — encoded protein: MKSTQQQGALVQSLTSAVTPPMFLVVVLSLGTFIIFFQGFMVAPILPGLSRIFHVSVRHVSFIEPAYLLGYGLATLIYGPLSDKYGRFPVILCSLTCFIVLTACTGFCQSITQMIILRLLTGIGAAGVAPNTIGWIGDKFPYERRGHALGIFFGFMAAGTAFGSSVGALFTAKVSWPVLFWMVAGVGVLILVLLIGYRKNFLQKESEPFGSFVALYQSVKEVFFLPRGWRTYLFVLFNGMFHSGVFAWTGYFFYKNYHLDEQGVGLALLGYGIPGLLLGPLLGKLADKYGRSRIIPIGILIGALSAILLSMNYSLVASCLFIATLSFGFELTHPLFAAIITTLSPKKGAATGLFAFFLFMGYGLGSLVFSLIVTIGLNQAFRVFGTVALIAACVAAINFKEEK
- a CDS encoding NUDIX domain-containing protein, producing MDFSVRVYGLLVNERQEILISDEMMDGLVYTKFPGGGVEFGEGLLDALKREFVEECNTAVEVIHHFYTTEMFVKSSFDDKQIVSVYYLVRLLEELRCAIKTKPFDFDPSLDSQQSFRWEMISTLTLDDFAFPIDKHVLMLLKEQ
- a CDS encoding GNAT family N-acetyltransferase, whose amino-acid sequence is MRIITKFTVATEQGLEALLKLTKELATQKFSSLLSQKVLKKYIEDNFNEQTLIAELNNWSNQWLVVYADNKPVGYARITTKGQKPQVLDNKRAVRIADFGVLSSYSEPTIRDSLLDKCLTICKSYEGIGIWINESIENPLIEFFESKGFSRQQEIDHLDELPLASVYLVA